CACGTAATGGTGCAGCATAAGTAACGTCACGCTCTTTACACTCATCCACATCATACTTAGGATCTCCTAAAGTATAGTCGACGAATTCTAATGAAAGATTACCTGTAAAATCTTCGATTGGAGAAATGTCGTGGAACATCTCGCGCAACCCTTCTTCAAGGAACCACTCATAAGATGCTGTTTGGATTTCGATTAGATTCGGAAGTTCCAGCACCTCACTAATACGCGCAAAGCTTCTACGCTGGCGGTGTTGTCCGTACTGAACTAGTTGACCTGTCAACTCATTCACCCCTCAATAAAGCGATAATAGGTCTTTGCAAAAACATACAAATAGTGTATGATTTCGAAAGACAAAAAGAAAACGAGACTTTTTTTAAACCTCATTTTCGGTTAAACTCAACTTATTCTTAGCAGTATACCCGTAACTTTGAATATTTAATGCAAAAGGGCATACTACCTCAAAATAATAATTTTGCATTTTATTATGTTATCATACTCGATTTGTCAAGTCAATAATGGAAACTAATCTTACTTATTTTTTTGCTCGAATAATCCAGTATCCTTTTTTCTTCTCAACGACATCTACTTCTGAAAACATTCCTTCTAAATGACTCATAGTTGATGGAGCGCCTTGCTTCTTCTGAATGACAATCCACAGCTCACCATTTTCCGCCAACAATTCGTATGCACCGTCATAAAACTTGAAAATCGTTTCTTTACCAGCACGAATTGGAGGGTTTGTTAATACTGCGGCTACTTTTGTTCCAGGTTCTACAGCGGCTAATCCATCGCTTTCAAAAATACGTACATTTTGAACCCCGTTAAGCTGGGCATTTTTTTGAGACAAACTAACTGCTCGTGAATTAATATCCATCATGTACACTTCACGATCAGGGTTGTTTTTTGCAATCGATAATCCGATCGGTCCATAGCCACAACCTACATCAAGCAAAACACCATCAATTTTAGGCATTTCAAACACATCGATTAGTACACGGGAACCAAAATCTACTTCGCTTTTACTGAATACACCCGTATCCGTTTCAAACGTAAATGTATTGCCTAATAAAGTGAATTTCCATTGGCGTGGTTTACTCTCAGTTTGAGGCTTATTTGAATAATAATGTTCAGACATGCAACACGCCTCCTTAGAAAAAATACATTTTGCGGTAATTTGTGCAAAATGATGTCTTTTCATGTGGATTACTATAAAAAATCAATATTTTCATATCCACAAAAGTTAAATAAAGAAAAGCCCGCCGCAAAAATGTGACGAGCTTTCCTTATTAAACTAAGCTCAGAGCCTAGCAATTAAAGTTAAACTGAAATTATTTAACTTCTACTGAAGCGCCAACTTCTTCAAGTTTAGCTTTGATAGCTTCAGCTTCGTCTTTAGAAACGCCTTCTTTAAGAGCTTTAGGAGCGTTATCTACAACTTCTTTAGCTTCTTTTAAGCCTAAACC
This genomic window from Solibacillus sp. FSL R5-0449 contains:
- a CDS encoding class I SAM-dependent methyltransferase, translated to MSEHYYSNKPQTESKPRQWKFTLLGNTFTFETDTGVFSKSEVDFGSRVLIDVFEMPKIDGVLLDVGCGYGPIGLSIAKNNPDREVYMMDINSRAVSLSQKNAQLNGVQNVRIFESDGLAAVEPGTKVAAVLTNPPIRAGKETIFKFYDGAYELLAENGELWIVIQKKQGAPSTMSHLEGMFSEVDVVEKKKGYWIIRAKK